The nucleotide window TGATGGCATTCCCGATGATTAGACAATCGTCGCCGAATTCGACGCGGCCGGGTCCTGAAATATACAGTGGCCCGTATACGCGTAATCCCCGGCCGGCGCGAAAACGTCGGCCAAGAAGGGCCAATTTGATCCGGTTCCACCACCCGGAAAACCAAGCTGCGACTGCCGGCAGGAGCAAATGAGGCTCGCGGCGCAATCGATCGATGCATCGGGAGAGTTCAGGATCAATCACGATGACAGGCATCTCTTGCGGATTGGACTCATGAGGAATTCTTCCTGGTTTTTATGTCTTCTTGTCGTGTTGAAGAAATCACGGTTTGCAAATACGGTTTCAGCATTTCCTGCATCTCCCGGAAGATGCGTGTATTGCCCGTCATGATATGACCTTGGTGCAGATAATCATCCTCACCCAAAAGGCTGCTGACCATGCCGCCGGCCTCCTCAATGAGCAGCGCGCCGGCGGCGATGTCCCACGGCTTCAGGCCGAATTCCCAGAAGCCATCGAGACGCCCGCAGGCCACGTACGCCAAATCTAAGGCGGCAGCGCCGGCGCGACGGATGCCAGCGGTAACTTCCATGAATGCACGCAAGGTTTGCAGATAGGCATCGATATGTTCTTGCTCCCGGAAGGGGAACCCGGTGCCGAGCAGGGCCCCTTGCAAGGTGCGCTGTTTGCTGACCCGGATGCGGCGGTCGTTCAACCGCGCGCCGGCGCCGCGCGAAGCGGTGAACAATTCCTGCCGCATTGGATCATAAATCACGCCCTGCTCGATGCGGCCCTTCACCTGCAGCGCCACGGACACCGCAAATTGCGGGAAACCATGCATGAAATTCGTGGTGCCGTCCAGCGGATCGATGATCCACAGAAAATCGCCTTCCGGCCCCGATCGGCCGCTCTCCTCGGCCAGGATGCCGTGTGTGGGATAGGCGGTCTGCAATGTGTCAATGATGGCTTCCTCGGCCATGCGATCCACCTCGGTGACGTAATCATTCATGCCCTTGGCGTCGGCGCGCAGGTCGCTGGCGCGCGCGGCGTGACGCACGATCAGATCACCCCCCCGGCGGGCGGCGCGTACGGCGATGTTGAGCATGGGGTGCATGGGCGGGTTCGAGCGGCTGAAAGACGTATTCTAGCGTATGTGGCTGCGCATCAAGCCGCGAATTTGCGACAATGCCTGCATGCACACACCGTTGTCACGCATCAGCTTCGTGCTGGTTGAACCCAGCCATCCCGGCAACATCGGCGCCACCGCGCGCGCGATGAAGACCATGGGTTTGAGCCGGCTGGCGCTGGTGCGTCCGCCCACGTTTCTCTGCGCCGAGGCGACCGCCATGGCGGCGGGCGCTGACGATCTGCTGGTGCGGGCACGGGTCCACGGTTCGCTGGCGGAGGCCGTGGCCGGTTGTGGATGCGTTGTGGGCACGACCGCGCGTCCGCGACGCATCCCCTGGCCAGTGCACATGCCGCGTGAAATCGCACGCGATCTGGTCGCCTCCGCCGCGGATGTTGAGGTGGCGGTATTGTTCGGCCGCGAGCACGCCGGTCTGACGAATGAGGAAATGGAGACCTGTCAGGCCATGATCAGAATCCCGACTGAAAAGGAATTCGGTTCGCTCAATCTCGCGGCGGCGGTGCAGATTGTAGCGTATGAATTACGCCTAGCGGCTGCCGGAACCATGGAGCAGGTGTCGCTTCCTATCACCCCGACCGCGTCGCCGACGCAGGCGGAAATGCAGCGGTTCTATGCCCATCTGGAGCGGACCTTGACGGCGGTGGGCTTTCTGGATCCTGAAAAACCACGACTGTTGATGCGCCGGCTGCGGCGTCTGTTCAATCGCGCCGTGTTGGATCAGACCGAGGTGAACATCCTGCGCGGATTTTTTACCGCAGTGGAAAAGTACGCTCCCCCCGCCGGAAAGACGGCGAAAACCGATTCCTAGACTATCGGAATTTAACCGTCGCCGCGCCCTTGCAGGCCTCTATATGGCCGATCGGGCATACCGTTTCCCCCGCCTCCCGGAGGCGCTGGGACGCCGTTTCAACGCAGTCTTCAGGCACAACCACCGTCATGCCGACGCCGCAATTGAAGGTACGCCGCATCTCCTCTTCTTCGACGTTCCCGGCCTTTTGGAGCCAGCGGAACACGGCGGGGCGCTCCCAGCTCTTTGTGTCGATGACGGCGCGGCAGCCTTCGGGCAGCACGCGCGGCAGATTGCCGGGCAACCCCCCGCCGGTGATGTGAGCGAGGGCCCTGACCGGAATACGGCGGATCAAATCCAGAAGCGGCCTGACGTAGATGTGCGTCGGCGTAAGCAACGTCTCCCCCAGCGTGCGGCCGTGGAAATCCTGCGCCAGATCGGCGCCGGTGACCTTGAGGATTTTGCGCACCAGCGAGTAACCGTTCGAATGCACGCCGCTTGATGCCAGGCCCAGCACCACGTCGCCGTTGCGCACGTCGCGGCCGTCGATGATTTTATTTTCCTCGACCGCACCCACGCAGAAGCCGGCCAGATCGTAGTCGCCCGGCGCGTACATGTCCGGCATTTCCGCCGTTTCGCCGCCGACCAACGCCGCCCCCGCCAGTTCACAACCGCGGGCGATGCCCTGGATGACCGTCTGCGTCGTGTCCAAATCCAGCCTGCCAGTGGCAAAGTAGTCGAGGAAAAACAGCGGCTCGGCCCCTTGCACGATGAGGTCATTCACGCTCATGGCCACGAGATCGATGCCGATGGTGTCGTGCCTGTTCAGCGCGATGGCGAGCTTGAGTTTTGTCCCCACGCCGTCGGTGGTGGAAACGAGCACGGGCCTCCTGTATTTCAAGGGGCCCAGATTGAACAACGCGCCAAAACCGCCCAGGCCACCCATGACGCCGGGGCGGGTTGTGGCGGCGGCGCAGGACTTGATGCGTTCCACCAGTTCATCGCCGCGGACGATGTCCACGCCAGCGTCCTTGTAGCTCAGGGAGGAGGGTGGTTTCTTTTTCACGGCGTCCATACTAGCGGCGGTCTCGTGGCGCGACAATCTTGACCTGACCGCAGCGTTCGCATAGCGTGCGACACAGGATGGCATCGCCGATTTGGACCATGCATTCCCCCCACCATATGCTCCAATTGCTGGGTCGTCTTGCGATCATCGCAGTGGGGCTCTATGCATCGCCCGCATTCGCGGCGGCGCCCCCGGACGGATTATATGAAGCCACGGTGCCGATCGCGGAGAAAACCGAGGCCGCCAGAAACGACGGGGTGCGCAACGCCATGGCGCAGGTGCTGATCAAACTCACGGGTGATCGCGGCAGCATACAACGCCAGGAGGCGCAGTCCCTGCTTCGTGACGCCCAGCGTTACGTGCGTGAAATCCGTTTTGAGGACATCGCCGCGCCGGGTACGGACAAGACCCAGCCCAACCTGTGGGTGCAGTTCGATCCTGCGGCACTGGGGCCTGCACTGGCGGGTACGGGGTTGCCGTTGTGGGGCCAGGACCGTCCCGGCGTGCTGATCTGGCTGGCGCTGGAGGAGGGTGGCGCAGCCGCACTCATCAGTCCCGACGATGATCGCGGCTATACGGAGTTAATCCGGCGGCAGATGTCCCGGCGCGGCTTGTCTTCGATTTCGCCGCTGCTCGACCTGGAGGATCAGAACAAAGTGTCTGCAGGCACCTTGAAGCAGGAACAAGCCGCGCCACTGCGCGACGCCTCGGCGCGTTATGGCACGGGGGCGGTGGTCTCTGCGGTGCTGAGTCACGGCGACAATGGCCTGTGGACCGGCCGGTTCGTGTTGTATTTCAACGGCCAGAATTTGAGCTGGAGCGTGAAGGGGCAGAACGCGGAGGAAATCGCCGCCCAGGGCGCGGATGATATTGCCGACGCCATCGCGGTCCGCTACGCCCGCGCCACGCCGGCGGAGACAGGCCCCGGCCAGACGGTGGAACTGATTGTCGAAGGCGTACGCAGCCTGCAAAATTACGCCGACCTGCAGCGTTATCTGCGCTCACTCAACGCCGTCACCGCCGTCAACGTGTCGCGTGTGGAAGGAGACCGCGTGACCCTGGTGCTCGGCACAAAGGCGGGTCTGCAGGCCATCGCCGACAGCATCGCCTACAATGCCACCCTGCAGCCAGCGGCAAACGGCGCGCCGGGTCATTATCGCCTTATTCCATGACGCACCTGACTGGTTTCCCATCGCCATGACCGGCTCGCAAAAATGGACTTTGGCCGTCGTTGCTGGCGTGCTGATCTGGTTGTTATATCTTCTGGCGCCGGTGTTGACCCCCTTCATGTTGTCGGCGCTCCTGTCCTATCTCTTCGATCCGGTAGTGGATCGCCTCGAGGCGCGCAGGCTGCCGCGCACGCTGGGCGTGATCATTGTCTTTCTGGGCCTGCTGCTGGCGGGCCTGGCGTTCGTGCTGATACTGTTTCCGGTGTTACACCAACAAATTTCACTTTTGATCGACAAACTGCCGCAGGTCATGCAGTGGTTCCAGGATGCGTTGTTGCCGAGACTGTCGCGTCTGCCCGGCGTCGATCCCTCCTGGCTCAATCTCGAGGCGGTGAGGCAGGCCATGACGGAACACTGGCAGCAACTTGGCTCCTCGCTCACCGATGTGCTTGGCCGGCTGACCCATTCCGGCGGCACGGTGTTCGTCTGGTTTGCCTATCTTCTGTTGATCCCGGTGGTGACTTTCTATCTGCTGCGTGACTGGGACATCCTGGTCCGGCGGCTGCACGACCTGCTGCCACGCCGCGTCGAACCGGTGATCGCGCAATTGGCGGGGGAGTGCGATGCCGTGCTGGCCCAGCTGCTGCGGGGCCAGTTGCTGGTCATGCTGAGCCTGGCCGTGGTGTACACCGTCGGACTTTGGATCGTCGGTGTCGATCTCGCGTTTCTAATTGGCCTGATCTCCGGACTGGTCAGCTTTGTGCCCTACTTGGGGTTCGTCGTCGGTGTGCTGTTTGCCAGTCTGGCGGCGCTGATCCAGTTCGGAGATGTCGCGCACCTGCTTTATGTGTTGCTGGTGTTCGCCGCTGGCCAGGCCCTGGATGGCACCCTATTGTCGCCACTGCTGGTGGGCCGGCGGATCGGCCTGCATCCGGTGGCGGTGATCTTTGCGGTGCTGGCTGGCGGCCAGTTGTTCGGATTCCTGGGTGTCCTGCTGGCCCTACCGGTGGCTGCCGTGATCGTGGTCGTCCTGCGCCATTCCCAGAATCGTTACCTGCAAAGCAGCCTGTATTCGTCATGACGACGGCGCAACGGCCTGACCGGCAGTTGCCGCTCAAGCTGTATCCACCGCAGGATCAGACGCTGGAACATTTTATCGTTGGCGCCAATGCCGAGGCCCACGCCCAGGCAGGCGCCTTGGCGCGCGGAGAATCCTTGCGGCCGTTGCATCTGTGGGGCGGCGCGGCGACGGGCAAGACGCATCTGCTCGCCGCCGCCTGCGCCGGGGCCGCGAAACAGGGGCTGCGCCCGGTCTATCTGCCGCTCAAGGAAACCTCGCACGATCTCGATCCCTCGGTGTGCGAGGGGTTGGGGACACTGGATCTGATCTGTGTGGACGACGTCGATGCCATCGGTGGGCGGGGTGACTGGGAGCTGGCGCTGCTCCGGCTCTACAACCAACTGGCCGATCAAGGTGGACGCTGGCTCTCCGCCAGTACAGTCAATCCGCAGGAGGCAATGATCAACCTTCCTGATCTCAAGTCCCGCCTCGGCTGGGGCCTGGTGATTCATCTGCAACCGCTGACGGACGATCTACGACGGGAAGTGTTGATGCAGCGCGCCCGCCGTCGGGGGTTTGCACTCAGCAAGGAGGTCGCCGATTACCTGCTGCACCGTGTTCCACGTGATCTGAAGCAGTTGTGCGCGCTTCTGGATCGATTGGATGCCGCCTCGCTTTCCAACCAGCGCCACGTTACCATCCCGCTGGCGAAGACCTTGCTGGGAAAATAATCCGCGATCAACCGGGAGGATGATTATGAACATCAGGACGGTCGGAGCAGAAGAAGGGGTAAAGTGGCTGAGCGAGGGTTGGCGCCTGTTCCTGCGCAACCCCGGTATGTGGATCGCACTGATGATCATTTTACTGCTGCTGTCAGTGGCGGCACATTACATCCCGCTCATTGGCACACTGGCGTTGTCACTGATCTCACCGGCGCTGGGGGCGGGGTTGTATTACGGTGCGCGGCAATTGGACGAAGGCCGGGACCTCGCCTTGGAACATCTTTTCATCGGCCTCACCGACCCGCAAAAACGCAATCCGTTCCTGCTGTTGGGTGCGCTGTACCTCGGTGCCGCCATTATGGTGGCGATTGCGATGATGATTTTCGGGGGCGGCGCAATCATGGGAGCGATGATGGGCGGGCGCGCGGCAGGCGCCGCATTCACGGGCGTGGGATTAATCGCCGTGCTGGTCGGACTGACCCTGGCGGCGTTGGTTGCCATGGCTTTCCTGTATGCCAGTCCCTTGGTTATGTTCGACAATGTTCCGCCGATTGAGGCGCTGAAGGCGAGTTTCGACGCCTGTATGAAAAACATCGCCTCCATGCTGGTCTTCGGTCTCATCGCCATGGTGCTGACCATATTGGCCGTCATACCGGCCGGACTTGGACTGTTGGTATTGGGACCGGTCATGGTCGGCGCCATCTATGCCAGCTATAAATCGATCTTTGTGACCGAAACGGTGGCATTGCCGCCCGTCGCCTGAATCACCGTTGCTTATCACGCGGTCCGTGGGGCGGGTTGCAGGCTGCGCGCAATCTGCGCCAGCCGCCGCCCCTGTGCGATGCAGAGCTTCTTTTCCTCATCGGTAATCGCATGCGTGCTGTCGCCACCGGCCAGATGACTGGGGCCGTAAGGCGTGCCACCCGTGATTGTCGTGAACAGTTCCGGTTCACTGTACGGCAGACCCACAATCAACATGCCGTGATGCAGGAGTGGCAGCATCATCGACAGCAGCGTGGCTTCCTGTCCGCCGTGCAGGCTGCTGGTGGAGGTGAAGACGGCGGCGGGCTTGCCGGACAGCGCGCCGGAGAACCACTGGCCGGCGGTGCCGTCGAGGAAGTATTTGAGCGCCGCGGCCATGTTGCCAAAGCGGGTGGGTGAGCCCAGCGCCAGTCCGGCGCACTCCTGCAGGTCCTCCAGCGTGGCATAGGGCGGCCCGCTGGCCGGAATGTTCTTTTCTGTTGTTTCGCAGACCGTGGACACCGCCGGCACCGTGCGGATGCGCGCCGTGCAATTCGGAACCTGCTCAATGCCGCGGGCAATGTATTCCGCCATGCGCGCCACGTTGCCGTGCCTGCTGTAGTACAGCACCAAAATTTCCGTGGTCATTTAAGCAGGCGCAATACGTTTTCCGGCGGACGGCCGATGGCAGCCTTGCCGTCCACGACCACGATGGGCCGTTCCAACAGCACCGGATGGGTCACCATGGTTTTCAGGATTTGGGCGTCGCTGAGTTTGGGGTTGTCAAGGCCGGTTTCCGCATAAGCGTCTTCTTTTGTGCGCAGCAGCTGGCGCGGCGTCATCCCCAGCGCCTTCAGCAATCGCTGTAATGTTGCCTGGTCGGGGGGCGTTTTCAGATATTCGATGATTTCGGGTTGAATGCCGCGAGCAGTGAGCAGCGCCAGCGTCTCACGTGATTTGCTGCAGCGGGGATTGTGATAAATTGTGACCTTCATGGCGGGTCATTGTGAATTGATTAATATTGGAATTCTAACCCAGCCAAAGACGGCATGGATAAAAATGAGTGGCACAGAAGAGAAACTCTGCGTGCGCTGCGTGGTTTCCGGGCGCGTACAAGGCGTATTTTTCCGCGCCGCCGCACGTGATGAAGCGCGGCGGCTGGGCCTGACCGGCTGGGTGCGTAACATGATCGGCGGCCGTGTTGAACTCAACGCCAGCGGGCCACACGCGGCCGTGGATGCATTTATTGCGTGGCTGCACCGCGGGCCGCCGGCGGCTCGTGTCACCGCCGTCGATGTCATAGCCGCTGAGGATGAAGGTCTCAGCAGATTTGAAATCCGCTGATGTTACGAGCGACGGATTTTGCCACGGATGAAATCCACGGCGCCGTTTAGCGGGATGTCCTGAGCCCCGGCGTCGCGCCGGCCCCTGTATTCGCAGGTGGCCGCGTCCAGGCCACGGTCGCTCAACACCAGCCGGTGTGGGATGCCGATGAGTTCCATATCAGTGAATATGACGCCGGCGCGTTCCTGCTTGTCGTAGAACAATACCTCAATACCCGCCGCCAGCAGTCTGGTGTACATCTCCTCCGCCGCCAGCCGCAGGCGCTCTGACTTGTGCATATTGATCGGACACAGCGCGACGGTATAAGGCGCGATCGCGTCCGGCCAGAGGATGCCGTGTTCGTCGTTGTTCTGCTCGATGGCGGCAGCCACCAGACGCGACACGCCGATGCCGTAACAGCCCATGATCATGTCGACGGCCCGGCCATTCTCATCCAGGCAATGCGCCTTCATGGCGGTGCTGTACTTCGTGCCGAGTTGAAAAATATGGCCAACTTCTATGCCGCGGGCGATCTCGAGCCTGCCCCTGCCATCCGGACTGGGATCACCGGCCACCACGTTGCGGATGTCCGCTACAATCGGTTCGGGCAGATCGCGACCCCAGTTGACGCCGCTCAAGTGCTTGCCGTTTTCGTTCGCGCCGCAGACGAAGTCGGCCAGGTTGGCCGCGCTGCGATCCGCGATGACCGGACACGGCAGCCGGACCGGGCCGATGGAACCGATGTCGCAGCCTGTCGCCGCGCGCACGGCGGCCGCATCGGCCATGCGCAGCGGCGAGGCTACTGGCGGCAGCTTCGCGGCCTTGACCGCATTCAATTCGTGATCGCCGCGCAGGACCAGCGCCACCACGCCGCCCTCCGCGCCCTCGACGATGAGGGTTTTCATCGTCTGTTCCGGTTTTATTCCGAGGAATGCGCTGACTTCCTCGATGCTGTGTGCATCCGGGGTATTGACGATACCCAATGATTGCGCGGGCGCCGGGCGGGGCGAGGTCGGCGCCAGTGCCTCGGCCATCTCAATGTTGGCGGCATAATCACCGGTGTCGGAATAGGCGATCCGATCCTCGCCGGTGTCGGCCAGCACGTGGAATTCATGCGATCCGCTGCCACCGATGTTGCCGGTATCGGCCAGCACGGCGCGGAATTTAAGCCCCAGCCGGGTGAAGATGCGGCCGTAGGTGTCGTACATGATTTGGTAGGTTTCACGCAACGATGCCTCGTTCATGTGGAAGGAGTAGGCGTCTTTCATCAGGAATTCGCGGGCCCGCATGATGCCGAAGCGCGGGCGGATCTCGTCGCGGAATTTGGTCTGGATCTGATAAAAGTTGGCGGGCAGCTGCCTGTAACTTTTGATTTCGCGCCGGATGAGATCGGTGATCGCCTCCTCGTGCGTCGGTCCGAGACAGAATTCGCGTTCATGGCGGTCCTTGAAACGCAACAATTCCGGCCCATACTGCTCCCAACGCCCGGATTCCCGCCATAACTCGGCCGGCAGTACGCCGGACATCAGCACCTCCTGAGCGCCACTGGCGTCCATCTCCTCACGGACGATGCGTTCGATCTTGCGCAACACGCGCAGACCGAGCGGCAACCAGGTATAGATTCCGGCGGCGAGCTTTCGGATCATCCCGGCGCGCAGCATCAGCTTGTGGCTGACGACTTCCGCATCGGCGGGCAATTCGCGCAGCGTGGGCACCAGTAATTTCGAGAAACGCATGACCGTCCTCATCCCCCCGGGGGAAGTTATCATTGTTTATTTTTGACCCGCTGGG belongs to Gammaproteobacteria bacterium and includes:
- a CDS encoding inositol monophosphatase family protein; translated protein: MHPMLNIAVRAARRGGDLIVRHAARASDLRADAKGMNDYVTEVDRMAEEAIIDTLQTAYPTHGILAEESGRSGPEGDFLWIIDPLDGTTNFMHGFPQFAVSVALQVKGRIEQGVIYDPMRQELFTASRGAGARLNDRRIRVSKQRTLQGALLGTGFPFREQEHIDAYLQTLRAFMEVTAGIRRAGAAALDLAYVACGRLDGFWEFGLKPWDIAAGALLIEEAGGMVSSLLGEDDYLHQGHIMTGNTRIFREMQEMLKPYLQTVISSTRQEDIKTRKNSS
- a CDS encoding RNA methyltransferase, with protein sequence MWLRIKPRICDNACMHTPLSRISFVLVEPSHPGNIGATARAMKTMGLSRLALVRPPTFLCAEATAMAAGADDLLVRARVHGSLAEAVAGCGCVVGTTARPRRIPWPVHMPREIARDLVASAADVEVAVLFGREHAGLTNEEMETCQAMIRIPTEKEFGSLNLAAAVQIVAYELRLAAAGTMEQVSLPITPTASPTQAEMQRFYAHLERTLTAVGFLDPEKPRLLMRRLRRLFNRAVLDQTEVNILRGFFTAVEKYAPPAGKTAKTDS
- the purM gene encoding phosphoribosylformylglycinamidine cyclo-ligase, which produces MDAVKKKPPSSLSYKDAGVDIVRGDELVERIKSCAAATTRPGVMGGLGGFGALFNLGPLKYRRPVLVSTTDGVGTKLKLAIALNRHDTIGIDLVAMSVNDLIVQGAEPLFFLDYFATGRLDLDTTQTVIQGIARGCELAGAALVGGETAEMPDMYAPGDYDLAGFCVGAVEENKIIDGRDVRNGDVVLGLASSGVHSNGYSLVRKILKVTGADLAQDFHGRTLGETLLTPTHIYVRPLLDLIRRIPVRALAHITGGGLPGNLPRVLPEGCRAVIDTKSWERPAVFRWLQKAGNVEEEEMRRTFNCGVGMTVVVPEDCVETASQRLREAGETVCPIGHIEACKGAATVKFR
- a CDS encoding DUF2066 domain-containing protein, with the translated sequence MHSPHHMLQLLGRLAIIAVGLYASPAFAAAPPDGLYEATVPIAEKTEAARNDGVRNAMAQVLIKLTGDRGSIQRQEAQSLLRDAQRYVREIRFEDIAAPGTDKTQPNLWVQFDPAALGPALAGTGLPLWGQDRPGVLIWLALEEGGAAALISPDDDRGYTELIRRQMSRRGLSSISPLLDLEDQNKVSAGTLKQEQAAPLRDASARYGTGAVVSAVLSHGDNGLWTGRFVLYFNGQNLSWSVKGQNAEEIAAQGADDIADAIAVRYARATPAETGPGQTVELIVEGVRSLQNYADLQRYLRSLNAVTAVNVSRVEGDRVTLVLGTKAGLQAIADSIAYNATLQPAANGAPGHYRLIP
- a CDS encoding AI-2E family transporter, coding for MTGSQKWTLAVVAGVLIWLLYLLAPVLTPFMLSALLSYLFDPVVDRLEARRLPRTLGVIIVFLGLLLAGLAFVLILFPVLHQQISLLIDKLPQVMQWFQDALLPRLSRLPGVDPSWLNLEAVRQAMTEHWQQLGSSLTDVLGRLTHSGGTVFVWFAYLLLIPVVTFYLLRDWDILVRRLHDLLPRRVEPVIAQLAGECDAVLAQLLRGQLLVMLSLAVVYTVGLWIVGVDLAFLIGLISGLVSFVPYLGFVVGVLFASLAALIQFGDVAHLLYVLLVFAAGQALDGTLLSPLLVGRRIGLHPVAVIFAVLAGGQLFGFLGVLLALPVAAVIVVVLRHSQNRYLQSSLYSS
- the hda gene encoding DnaA regulatory inactivator Hda; the protein is MTTAQRPDRQLPLKLYPPQDQTLEHFIVGANAEAHAQAGALARGESLRPLHLWGGAATGKTHLLAAACAGAAKQGLRPVYLPLKETSHDLDPSVCEGLGTLDLICVDDVDAIGGRGDWELALLRLYNQLADQGGRWLSASTVNPQEAMINLPDLKSRLGWGLVIHLQPLTDDLRREVLMQRARRRGFALSKEVADYLLHRVPRDLKQLCALLDRLDAASLSNQRHVTIPLAKTLLGK
- a CDS encoding BPSS1780 family membrane protein; its protein translation is MIMNIRTVGAEEGVKWLSEGWRLFLRNPGMWIALMIILLLLSVAAHYIPLIGTLALSLISPALGAGLYYGARQLDEGRDLALEHLFIGLTDPQKRNPFLLLGALYLGAAIMVAIAMMIFGGGAIMGAMMGGRAAGAAFTGVGLIAVLVGLTLAALVAMAFLYASPLVMFDNVPPIEALKASFDACMKNIASMLVFGLIAMVLTILAVIPAGLGLLVLGPVMVGAIYASYKSIFVTETVALPPVA
- the wrbA gene encoding NAD(P)H:quinone oxidoreductase, which codes for MTTEILVLYYSRHGNVARMAEYIARGIEQVPNCTARIRTVPAVSTVCETTEKNIPASGPPYATLEDLQECAGLALGSPTRFGNMAAALKYFLDGTAGQWFSGALSGKPAAVFTSTSSLHGGQEATLLSMMLPLLHHGMLIVGLPYSEPELFTTITGGTPYGPSHLAGGDSTHAITDEEKKLCIAQGRRLAQIARSLQPAPRTA
- the arsC gene encoding arsenate reductase (glutaredoxin) (This arsenate reductase requires both glutathione and glutaredoxin to convert arsenate to arsenite, after which the efflux transporter formed by ArsA and ArsB can extrude the arsenite from the cell, providing resistance.), giving the protein MKVTIYHNPRCSKSRETLALLTARGIQPEIIEYLKTPPDQATLQRLLKALGMTPRQLLRTKEDAYAETGLDNPKLSDAQILKTMVTHPVLLERPIVVVDGKAAIGRPPENVLRLLK
- a CDS encoding acylphosphatase, producing MSGTEEKLCVRCVVSGRVQGVFFRAAARDEARRLGLTGWVRNMIGGRVELNASGPHAAVDAFIAWLHRGPPAARVTAVDVIAAEDEGLSRFEIR
- a CDS encoding proline--tRNA ligase is translated as MRFSKLLVPTLRELPADAEVVSHKLMLRAGMIRKLAAGIYTWLPLGLRVLRKIERIVREEMDASGAQEVLMSGVLPAELWRESGRWEQYGPELLRFKDRHEREFCLGPTHEEAITDLIRREIKSYRQLPANFYQIQTKFRDEIRPRFGIMRAREFLMKDAYSFHMNEASLRETYQIMYDTYGRIFTRLGLKFRAVLADTGNIGGSGSHEFHVLADTGEDRIAYSDTGDYAANIEMAEALAPTSPRPAPAQSLGIVNTPDAHSIEEVSAFLGIKPEQTMKTLIVEGAEGGVVALVLRGDHELNAVKAAKLPPVASPLRMADAAAVRAATGCDIGSIGPVRLPCPVIADRSAANLADFVCGANENGKHLSGVNWGRDLPEPIVADIRNVVAGDPSPDGRGRLEIARGIEVGHIFQLGTKYSTAMKAHCLDENGRAVDMIMGCYGIGVSRLVAAAIEQNNDEHGILWPDAIAPYTVALCPINMHKSERLRLAAEEMYTRLLAAGIEVLFYDKQERAGVIFTDMELIGIPHRLVLSDRGLDAATCEYRGRRDAGAQDIPLNGAVDFIRGKIRRS